One stretch of Armigeres subalbatus isolate Guangzhou_Male chromosome 2, GZ_Asu_2, whole genome shotgun sequence DNA includes these proteins:
- the LOC134210193 gene encoding uncharacterized protein LOC134210193 has product MSQHMNSTYVRNYRKRTQEQREDDPPKQPRTAAERAREYRAKKKAAKGEASSTAGWDAGEGPSTRVFPPMRFLPEEAIFRDNLSDGDVSLCDSQPSIAVRATPVPIMHRGEEDISFAEHASQEPFDPNLEGASAEFNKRFVENRFGFPCGVCDRLWFVNDLKPLNNAEVAVLATANNTVGTIPACKTCHANLKRGHVPSLAVSNGFRFPEFPTNPPLPQLDPIAERLISPRLPFMQIRRLRFAAGSYGIIGQVINVPVDVDQMVKELPRQLDDDRAFNVSIKKHLIHKSAYLSGFVKKGTIKAWLQYLENTPLYRRYGITFNEDQLNAIDSAAQTTEDVIDTVENSNDVELLIGQQQTLLWNEDKCLEIAPAQNRVPLSIIYDEHAEELSFPDVHLWQPRTYNPEVRVTPYMMATSELRRSDRRAAKPRHVLYVAMKILRLRVSEGCNYWQQRKNDLFAMIRQLGKPTMFLTLSASETKWPHLLRTLQSLSGGNSVIDVQNLSALQRATLVNEDPVTCCMYFNKLVDVIMQLLQSSRYSPFGKFRVVDYFKRIEFQHRGSPHAHVLIWLNKDPSEPISENMPKTVELIDSLCSVDSTDLPDTYANQVHKHTFTCFKRNDKSCRFNIPYWPMDRTRVLLPLTGDDGRRAQLRARSITMRNVLETKLFDTLDQFLVECNCSHEYYLDVIRSSISRPTVFLKRAMMELWTNPFNPWIANILRSNMDLQFILEEYSCAAYVVEYVNKTNRGISSLHRDLVKLQEEFPDQDYRSLLKKVSLKMLNSVEMSAQEAAWYLLRQPMSEASRKVVFIPTMWPHERTKTRKRKQQIDDEGIPDDSEDIWTSNIIQKYEDRRDLEDVCLAEFAAYYTKAQKSANTYNRRNIARVLRWRAYAMTELDDYKREMVLLFLPFRSEMCDVLDCNKFLQLYDEHETVLMQKRKIYDCELNLEHTVEQYLRMCGMEADQDQEATTDKHDEYIRAINMNPNDDDIQNLPIHALNAVVKQRSNIMSKQAYCELVRATNPEQRSLILHVIHTMHSFDDNDKPMQIFFTGPAGSGKTFTLRILMETYNRFSQAHNAQNNAYTKLKLSFETLQLYRNAFAHVQAIIVDEVSMIGANVLDTVHARLQDIKAEYDDPFGGMNMILVGDFRKFYARCRTLAIVTILPLVRVMRQSDEQFSAVLTKIGNGERLTDEETKLIESRFRTVQWCRENVPNAVRLFHRNIDVDQYNSEVLMETDGVDCIAEDVFSGYRNNEQLVSARNKLHKMSVVEAGGMPYLLRLTLGMPYMVTTNVEVDDGIVNGAIGQLMHIELNEDEPEQRMVRLWFMFENEAIGATRRVKSRPLVCFKARRLAATMDTDYQAVREHHPR; this is encoded by the exons ATGTCACAACACATGAATTCAACGTATGTGCGTAACTACCGTAAACGCACGCAGGAACAACGGGAGGATGACCCTCCCAAGCAGCCAAGAACCGCTGCTGAACGAGCTCGGGAATATCGAGCGAAGAAGAAGGCAGCCAAAGGTGAAGCGTCATCCACTGCTGGGTGGGACGCTGGAGAAGGCCCTTCAACTCGAG TATTTCCACCGATGCGCTTTCTTCCCGAAGAAGCCATCTTCCGCGATAATCTCAGCGATGGCGACGTTTCGTTGTGTGATTCACAACCATCTATTGCTGTTCGTGCCACACCGGTACCTATAATGCATAGAGGAGAAGAGGACATCTCTTTTGCTGAGCATGCTAGCCAGG AACCATTCGATCCGAATCTAGAAGGAGCATCAGCAGAGTTCAAcaaacgttttgttgaaaatcgttTTGGTTTCCCATGTGGTGTTTGTGACCGGTTGTGGTTTGTAAATGACCTAAAGCCGCTTAACAACGCCGAAGTGGCTGTGTTGGCAACAGCAAACAACACTGTCGGAACTATTCCAGCATGTAAGACATGCCATGCCAACTTGAAACGCGGTCATGTACCGTCACTTGCCGTTTCGAATGGTTTTCGGTTCCCGGAATTTCCTACGAATCCACCACTTCCACAACTCGATCCGATTGCAGAGCGTTTGATCTCGCCACGGTTGCCTTTCATGCAAATTCGGCGACTGCGTTTTGCCGCAG GGAGCTATGGCATAATCGGACAGGTCATTAATGTACCTGTAGATGTGGATCAAATGGTCAAGGAGCTTCCCCGCCAGCTGGACGATGACAGGGCGTTCAATGTTTCCATTAAGAAGCATTTGATACATAAGTCCGCCTATCTGTCAGGATTTGTGAAGAAGGGGACGATCAAAGCCTGGCTGCAGTACCTGGAGAATACGCCACTGTATCGTCGATACGGTATAACTTTCAACGAGGACCAGTTGAATGCCATCGATTCTGCAGCACAAACTACGGAAGATGTAATTGACACGGTCGAAAATAGCAATGATGTCGAATTGCTTATAGGACAGCAGCAAACACTCCTCTGGAATGAGGATAAGTGTCTGGAGATTGCTCCGGCACAGAACAGAGTTCCGCTGTCGATCATCTACGATGAGCATGCCGAAGAATTATCATTCCCGGATGTACATTTGTGGCAACCGAGGACTTACAATCCGGAAGTACGGGTGACGCCGTATATGATGGCCACCAGTGAACTGCGGCGCAGTGACCGACGAGCTGCCAAGCCCAGGCATGTATTATACGTTGCTATGAAGATTCTGCGTTTGCGGGTATCTGAGGGCTGCAAT TACTGGCAACAGCGTAAGAACGATTTGTTCGCCATGATCCGGCAATTAGGGAAGCCAACTATGTTCCTCACCCTGAGTGCCAGTGAGACCAAATGGCCACACCTGTTGCGAACTTTACAAAGCTTGTCCGGTGGGAATAGTGTCATCGACGTTCAGAATCTATCGGCATTGCAGCGAGCCACTCTGGTGAACGAGGATCCGGTGACATGCTGCATGTATTTCAACAAGCTTGTAGACGTCATTATGCAGCTGCTTCAGTCGTCCAGATACAGCCCGTTTGGGAAGTTTCGCGTTGTCGATTACTTCAAGCGGATTGAATTTCAACATCGTGGCAGTCCTCACGCCCATGTTCTAATCTGGCTGAACAAGGATCCAAGTGAACCGATCTCGGAGAACATGCCAAAAACAGTAGAACTGATTGACAGTCTATGCTCCGTTGATTCGACTGATTTGCCAGACACGTACGCTAACCAGGTGCACAAGCATACGTTCACGTGCTTCAAGCGTAACGATAAGAGCTGTCGGTTCAATATTCCATATTGGCCCATGGACCGTACAAGAGTGCTTTTGCCACTTACGGGGGACGATGGACGCAGGGCACAACTTAGAGCACGATCCATCACGATGCGTAATGTTCTGGAGACGAAATTGTTCGACACGCTCGATCAATTCCTCGTAGAGTGCAACTGTTCACACGAGTACTACCTTGACGTCATTCGCAGCTCGATAAGTCGACCTACAGTGTTTCTGAAACGAGCGATGATGGAATTATGGACGAACCCGTTTAACCCATGGATAGCAAATATCCTGCGATCAAACATGGACCTCCAGTTTATCCTTGAGGAGTATTCGTGTGCTGCGTACGTTGTCGAGTACGTGAACAAGACCAATCGTGGCATAAGTAGTTTGCATCGGGACCTTGTGAAGCTGCAGGAAGAGTTTCCGGATCAGGATTACAGGTCGCTGCTGAAGAAAGTGAGCCTTAAAATGCTGAATTCGGTAGAAATGTCAGCGCAAGAGGCCGCATGGTATCTGCTCCGCCAGCCGATGTCCGAGGCCAGCCGAAAAGTCGTATTTATTCCCACCATGTGGCCACATGAGAGGACCAAAACCAGGAAGCGTAAGCAACAGATCGAcgatgaaggaattcccgatgaTTCTGAAGATATATGGACGTCAAATATAATTCAGAAATACGAAGATCGCAGGGATCTTGAGGACGTCTGTTTGGCTGAATTCGCTGCTTACTACACGAAAGCGCAAAAGTCGGCAAACACCTACAATCGCCGTAACATTGCACGCGTATTGCGGTGGCGTGCGTACGCTATGACAGAGCTCGACGATTACAAGCGTGAGATGGTGTTACTATTCCTTCCATTCCGTAGCGAAATGTGTGATGTGCTCGATTGCAACAAGTTTCTACAGTTGTACGATGAGCATGAAACCGTCTTGATGCAGAAAAGAAAGATATACGACTGCGAGTTGAACCTGGAACACACTGTCGAACAATATTTGCGTATGTGTGGTATGGAGGCTGATCAGGATCAGGAAGCCACCACGGACAAGCACGACGAGTACATCCGGGCGATAAACATGAATCCGAACGACGACGACATACAGAACCTGCCAATTCATGCATTGAACGCCGTGGTTAAACAGCGGTCCAATATCATGAGCAAGCAGGCTTACTGTGAACTGGTTCGAGCCACGAATCCTGAACAGCGTTCGTTGATTCTGCACGTCATCCACACAATGCATAGCTTCGACGATAACGACAAGCCGATGCAAATCTTCTTCACGGGTCCGGCTGGTAGCGGCAAAACGTTCACCTTGCGAATACTGATGGAGACATACAACAGGTTCAGTCAAGCACATAATGCACAGAACAACGCATAT ACAAAACTCAAGCTGAGTTTTGAAACGCTCCAGCTGTACCGAAATGCGTTTGCACATGTTCAGGCAATCATCGTCGATGAAGTCAGCATGATCGGTGCCAATGTGTTAGATACTGTTCACGCCCGGCTGCAAGATATTAAGGCGGAATATGACGATCCATTCGGTGGCATGAACATGATTCTCGTTGGAGACTTCCG CAAATTCTATGCACGGTGCCGTACTCTGGCAATCGTTACGATACTTCCTCTCGTCCGAGTCATGAGGCAGAGTGACGAGCAGTTTTCTGCCGTACTGACGAAGATTGGAAATGGTGAACGATTGACAG ACGAAGAAACCAAGCTGATCGAGAGTCGTTTCCGGACAGTGCAATGGTGCAGAGAAAACGTCCCGAATGCTGTACGTCTTTTCCACCGTAACATCGACGTCGACCAGTACAATAGCGAGGTACTGATGGAAACGGACGGCGTGGACTGTATAGCTGAAGATGTGTTCTCTGGATACCGGAACAATGAGCAGCTAGTAAGTGCCAGGAACAAGCTTCATAAGATGAGTGTTGTGGAGGCTGGTGGCATGCCTTATCTGCTGCGTCTTACTCTCGGCATGCCGTACATGGTTACGACAAACGTTGAGGTAGATGATGGTATCGTTAACGGTGCGATCGGCCAACTCATGCACATCGAGCTGAATGAAGATGAACCAGAACAGCGAATGGTTCGGCTTTGGTTCATGTTCGAGAACGAAGCTATAGGAGCGACACGAAGGGTAAAATCCAGGCCCTTAGTGTGTTTCAAAGCCAGGCGTCTTGCAGCCACAATGGACACCGATTACCAGGCGGTCCGCGAACATCACCCTCGGTAG
- the LOC134217377 gene encoding uncharacterized protein LOC134217377 has product MGSLTLLISLYISPGTTTKQKKFFLARNLIMYATMSMPIVVTGDFNIDVSKEENAEFIDFMKQYLFLDLVSDPSQSTTLGGTCLDLTFTRNIGADCRRYCSYFSYHRPILSILAAPSESQLE; this is encoded by the exons ATGGGTAGTTTGACGCTCTTGATTTCGCTGTATATTTCACCAG GTACGACAACCAAGcagaagaaattctttttggcGCGGAACCTTATAATGTACGCGACAATGAGCATGCCCATAGTTGTTACCGGCGACTTCAACATTGATGTATCAAAAGAGGAGAATGCTGAGTTCATCGACTTCATGAAGCAGTACCTCTTCTTGGATTTGGTATCGGACCCTTCGCAATCAACCACTCTTGGTGGAACATGCTTGGATCTTACATTCACGCGAAATATTGGTGCGGACTGTAGGAGATATTGTTCTTACTTTTCATATCATCGACCAATACTTTCGATACTTGCTGCGCCGTCTG AATCTCAGTTAGAATGA